In Nocardioides sp. InS609-2, a single genomic region encodes these proteins:
- a CDS encoding SDR family oxidoreductase yields MNGLTSPGRVLIIGPHGVVGGAVKQRLNGNAAWDLATASRRPAEPGQTSAVRAVSVDLLDTSTVAGSFVELADVTHVVFAGYTERPTMAEMVEPNVAMLRNTLDGLIAAGARLEHVVLIGGGKSYGEHLGAYKTPAKETDPRFLGRIFYNDQEDLLHEMSSRQGFTWTVLRPDLVLGFALGSPMNMLMALGVYASLCKDAGVPLRFPGTPTAWTALHQFTDADVLAAAVEWALDSPNAVGEVFNVTNGDNFRWQHLWDDMAGVFDMPTAAPQPMSLTEQMADKGHVWDALVHRHRLVVTTYDQVSAWRFADAVLATDFDMVQSTIKIRQAGFHGCVDTHTSVVGHLQRLREHRYLP; encoded by the coding sequence ACAGCGACTCAACGGGAACGCGGCCTGGGACCTGGCGACCGCCTCACGACGACCGGCCGAGCCCGGGCAGACGAGTGCGGTCCGGGCGGTCAGCGTCGACCTGCTCGACACCTCGACCGTCGCCGGATCGTTCGTCGAGTTGGCGGACGTGACCCATGTCGTGTTTGCGGGCTACACCGAACGGCCCACGATGGCCGAGATGGTCGAGCCCAACGTGGCCATGCTGCGCAACACCCTTGACGGGCTGATCGCGGCCGGCGCACGGCTCGAGCACGTCGTCCTGATCGGAGGCGGCAAGTCCTACGGCGAACATCTGGGCGCGTACAAGACTCCGGCGAAAGAGACCGACCCGCGCTTCCTAGGCCGGATCTTCTACAACGACCAAGAGGATTTGCTGCACGAGATGTCCAGTCGCCAGGGCTTCACCTGGACGGTGCTGCGCCCAGACCTGGTGCTGGGGTTCGCGCTCGGATCACCGATGAACATGCTCATGGCTCTCGGCGTCTACGCGTCGCTCTGCAAAGACGCCGGCGTCCCGCTCCGCTTCCCCGGCACCCCGACCGCGTGGACGGCGCTGCACCAGTTCACCGACGCGGACGTGCTCGCTGCGGCCGTCGAGTGGGCGCTGGACAGCCCGAACGCGGTCGGTGAGGTCTTCAACGTCACCAACGGCGACAACTTCCGGTGGCAGCACCTGTGGGACGACATGGCGGGTGTCTTCGACATGCCCACCGCAGCTCCTCAGCCCATGTCCCTGACCGAGCAGATGGCCGACAAGGGCCACGTGTGGGATGCGCTGGTGCATCGGCACAGGCTCGTGGTCACCACCTACGACCAGGTGTCGGCCTGGAGGTTCGCCGACGCCGTGCTGGCCACCGACTTCGACATGGTCCAGAGCACGATCAAGATCCGCCAGGCCGGGTTCCACGGCTGCGTGGACACCCACACGAGCGTCGTAGGCCATCTCCAGCGGCTGCGTGAACATCGCTACCTTCCCTGA
- a CDS encoding MerR family transcriptional regulator, which translates to MSLTIAETAERTGLTAHTLRYYERDGLMLSVDRSATGHRRYNEGDLEWIAMITRLRRTGMPIRDVRRYAELVRAGDGTENERMEILRRHREQVRAQLEETRQHLALIDRKIDWYAGRTESCG; encoded by the coding sequence ATGAGCCTCACCATCGCCGAGACGGCCGAGCGCACCGGGCTGACCGCGCACACGCTGCGCTACTACGAGCGGGACGGGCTGATGCTCTCCGTCGACCGCTCGGCCACCGGGCACCGGCGCTACAACGAGGGCGACCTCGAGTGGATCGCGATGATCACCCGGCTGCGTCGTACGGGCATGCCGATCCGCGACGTACGCCGCTACGCCGAGCTGGTGCGCGCCGGCGACGGCACCGAAAACGAACGCATGGAGATCCTGCGGAGGCACCGCGAGCAGGTGCGCGCGCAGCTCGAGGAGACCCGGCAGCACCTGGCGCTGATCGACCGCAAGATCGACTGGTACGCCGGCCGCACGGAGTCCTGCGGCTAG
- a CDS encoding cupin domain-containing protein, protein MTATEPFHIIDTRASAQPDGKVLDNIQGFAYGAGVSIIIEETDVEGAGPFLHQHPYSETFVIHSGKALFTVAGEQLVGEGGMLLVVPELTPHKFEVMGPDRYRATHIHASDRFITDWLEGPRAAG, encoded by the coding sequence ATGACCGCAACGGAGCCGTTCCACATCATCGACACCCGGGCCTCGGCCCAGCCGGACGGCAAGGTCCTCGACAACATCCAGGGCTTCGCGTACGGCGCCGGCGTCTCGATCATCATCGAGGAGACCGACGTGGAGGGTGCCGGCCCGTTCCTCCACCAGCATCCCTACTCGGAGACGTTCGTGATCCACAGCGGCAAGGCGCTGTTCACCGTCGCGGGCGAGCAGCTCGTCGGTGAAGGCGGGATGCTCCTCGTCGTACCGGAGCTCACGCCCCACAAGTTCGAGGTCATGGGACCCGACCGGTACCGCGCGACCCACATCCACGCCAGCGACCGGTTCATCACGGACTGGCTCGAGGGCCCACGGGCCGCGGGCTAG
- a CDS encoding aldo/keto reductase: MTTQTTPLATRTLGTDPARTRTVSTIALGAMLMGTRTDEDTSFAILDRFVEAGGSFIDTSNNYAFWVDGTRGGESEALLGRWLRSRGIGDEMTIATKLGGQPNAPTKTFSLDIEVQSAAGIRAAAEQSLERLGRERIDLYYSHVPDDRVEIEEQVEGFAALVADGLVHLLGVSNHWTWAVERARNLAAQRGLPSYDVLQYAHTYLASRTDQPTLRSPDGQIGIADGSVLSYVRTNPGLTLVAYSPLLSGGYVRDDRPLGSRFDHVGTPARRTALDEVAAETGATPNQVVLSWLIGGRTPVVPLVGASSVAQLDETLAAATLELSADQRARLDAAGTE; this comes from the coding sequence ATGACGACGCAGACCACTCCCCTGGCCACCCGCACCCTGGGCACCGACCCCGCCCGCACCCGCACCGTCAGCACCATCGCGCTGGGCGCGATGCTGATGGGCACCCGCACCGATGAGGACACGTCGTTCGCGATCCTCGACCGGTTCGTCGAGGCCGGCGGCTCGTTCATCGACACGTCCAACAACTACGCGTTCTGGGTCGACGGCACCCGGGGCGGCGAGAGCGAGGCACTGCTCGGTCGCTGGCTGAGGAGCCGCGGCATCGGTGACGAGATGACGATCGCCACCAAGCTGGGCGGCCAGCCGAACGCACCGACCAAGACGTTCTCCCTCGACATCGAGGTGCAGTCGGCGGCGGGCATCCGTGCGGCTGCCGAGCAGAGCCTCGAGCGCCTCGGCCGCGAGCGGATCGACCTCTACTACTCCCATGTCCCCGACGACCGGGTCGAGATCGAGGAGCAGGTCGAGGGTTTCGCCGCGCTCGTGGCCGACGGCCTCGTGCACCTCCTCGGCGTGAGCAACCACTGGACCTGGGCGGTCGAGCGAGCGCGCAACCTGGCCGCCCAGCGCGGGCTGCCGTCGTACGACGTGCTCCAGTACGCCCACACGTACCTCGCCTCGCGCACCGACCAGCCGACACTGCGCTCCCCCGACGGCCAGATCGGCATTGCCGACGGCAGCGTGCTGAGCTACGTCCGCACGAACCCGGGCCTGACGCTTGTCGCCTACTCACCCTTGCTCAGCGGCGGCTACGTGCGTGACGACAGGCCGCTCGGCTCCCGGTTCGACCACGTCGGCACCCCTGCCCGTCGTACGGCGCTCGACGAGGTCGCCGCGGAGACTGGCGCGACGCCCAACCAGGTGGTGCTGAGCTGGCTGATCGGCGGCAGAACCCCGGTGGTCCCGCTGGTCGGGGCGTCATCGGTTGCGCAGCTCGACGAGACGCTGGCGGCGGCCACGCTCGAGCTCTCCGCGGACCAGCGGGCCAGGCTCGACGCGGCCGGCACCGAGTGA
- a CDS encoding aldo/keto reductase, whose translation MTISRRTLGTDLTVSALGLGCMGMSEFYGTADESQGIDTIHRALDLGVTFLDTADMYGPFTNEQLVGKSIGGRRDEVQLATKFGNERLPDGTRVGINGSPEYVRKACDASLHRLGVDHIDLYYQHRVDQTVPIEETVGAMKELVEAGKVRHLGLSEASAANIRKAHAVHPITALQTEYSLFTRDLEDEILPTIRELGIGLVPYSPLGRGLLTGAITAGSLENGDARNSAYFPRLNGENLDANLALVDRIGEIATAKGCTPGQLALAWVLAQGDDVVPIPGTKRVKYLEENVAAADVTLTADDLAALDAAVPRDAVAGARYGDMSSIDR comes from the coding sequence ATGACGATTTCACGACGCACCCTCGGCACCGACCTCACCGTCTCCGCGCTCGGCCTCGGCTGCATGGGGATGAGCGAGTTCTACGGCACGGCCGACGAGTCGCAGGGCATCGACACCATCCACCGCGCGCTCGACCTCGGCGTGACGTTCCTCGACACCGCAGACATGTACGGCCCGTTCACCAACGAACAGCTGGTCGGCAAGTCGATCGGCGGTCGGCGCGACGAGGTTCAGCTGGCCACGAAGTTCGGCAACGAGCGGCTCCCGGACGGCACCCGGGTCGGCATCAACGGCTCGCCGGAGTACGTCCGCAAGGCGTGCGACGCGTCGCTGCACCGGCTCGGGGTCGACCACATCGACCTCTACTACCAGCACCGCGTCGACCAGACCGTCCCGATCGAGGAGACCGTCGGGGCGATGAAGGAGCTCGTCGAGGCCGGCAAGGTGCGCCACCTCGGGCTGTCCGAGGCCAGCGCCGCCAACATCCGCAAGGCGCACGCCGTGCACCCGATCACCGCGCTGCAGACGGAGTACTCGCTGTTCACCCGCGACCTCGAGGACGAGATCCTGCCCACCATCCGCGAGCTCGGCATCGGCCTGGTGCCGTACTCGCCGCTGGGCCGGGGCCTCCTGACGGGCGCGATCACCGCGGGCTCACTGGAGAACGGCGACGCGCGCAACTCGGCGTACTTCCCGCGCCTCAACGGCGAGAACCTCGACGCCAACCTCGCGCTGGTCGACAGGATCGGCGAGATCGCGACGGCGAAGGGCTGCACGCCCGGGCAGCTGGCGCTGGCGTGGGTGCTTGCGCAGGGCGACGACGTGGTGCCGATACCGGGCACCAAGCGGGTGAAGTACCTCGAGGAGAACGTCGCCGCCGCCGACGTCACGCTGACCGCCGACGACCTGGCCGCGCTCGACGCTGCAGTGCCGCGCGATGCGGTCGCCGGTGCCCGCTACGGGGACATGTCATCCATCGACCGGTGA
- the tpx gene encoding thiol peroxidase, producing MATTALKGTPANTVGELPAVGSAAPSWTLVGTDLGEVTSSSTDGKHVVLNIFPSVGTGVCAASVRKFNELAAGLENTTVICVSKDLPFALTAFCGAEGIENVTPLSAFRSTFGEDYGMTLLSGGFEGLLARSVVVLDESGAVTYTQVVPEISTEPDYDAALAALA from the coding sequence ATGGCAACCACTGCACTCAAGGGCACCCCCGCCAACACCGTCGGCGAGCTGCCGGCCGTCGGCTCGGCCGCCCCCTCCTGGACCCTCGTCGGCACCGACCTCGGCGAGGTCACGTCGTCCTCCACCGACGGCAAGCACGTCGTCCTCAACATCTTCCCTAGCGTCGGCACCGGCGTCTGCGCCGCCAGCGTGCGGAAGTTCAACGAGCTGGCCGCCGGTCTCGAGAACACCACCGTCATCTGCGTCTCCAAGGACCTGCCGTTCGCGCTGACCGCGTTCTGCGGTGCGGAGGGCATCGAGAACGTCACCCCACTCTCGGCGTTCCGTTCCACTTTCGGCGAGGACTACGGAATGACGCTGCTGAGTGGCGGGTTCGAAGGCCTGCTCGCTCGGTCGGTCGTCGTACTCGACGAGTCCGGCGCGGTGACCTACACCCAGGTGGTGCCAGAGATCAGCACCGAGCCCGACTACGACGCGGCGCTCGCAGCCCTCGCCTGA
- a CDS encoding class I SAM-dependent methyltransferase produces the protein MSFEVAASMYGRFMGRYADPLAVEFARWVDVQPGQRALDVGCGPGTLTAVLVDLLGADQVAAFDPSPPFVEATRARFPDIDVREGVAEQTSYADGEFDVALAQLVVHFMSDPVAGLREMVRVTRPGGVVAACVWDFGGGRSPLNTFWQAVHELDPTHPGETELPGTREGHLAELAAVAGLGEIESTALVVKVPHASFDEWWEPYTFGVGPAGSYVNGLGDAARSALRGRCEELCPPAPFEVSAAAWAVRARPPAQARAASAAS, from the coding sequence GTGAGCTTCGAGGTCGCCGCGAGCATGTACGGCCGGTTCATGGGGCGGTACGCCGACCCGCTGGCCGTGGAGTTCGCGCGCTGGGTCGACGTACAGCCCGGCCAGCGTGCGCTGGACGTCGGCTGCGGGCCGGGCACGCTGACCGCCGTACTCGTCGATCTGCTGGGTGCCGACCAGGTGGCGGCGTTCGACCCGTCACCGCCGTTCGTCGAGGCGACGCGCGCGCGCTTCCCCGACATCGACGTGCGCGAGGGGGTTGCCGAGCAGACGTCGTACGCCGACGGTGAGTTCGACGTCGCGCTGGCCCAGCTGGTCGTGCACTTCATGTCGGACCCGGTCGCCGGGTTGCGCGAGATGGTGCGGGTGACACGGCCCGGCGGCGTGGTCGCGGCCTGCGTCTGGGACTTCGGCGGCGGCCGCAGCCCGCTGAACACGTTCTGGCAGGCCGTGCACGAGCTCGACCCCACGCATCCCGGTGAGACCGAGCTGCCTGGAACGCGTGAGGGGCACCTGGCCGAGCTCGCCGCCGTCGCCGGCCTCGGCGAGATCGAGTCGACGGCGCTGGTGGTGAAGGTGCCGCACGCGTCGTTCGACGAGTGGTGGGAGCCGTACACGTTCGGGGTCGGGCCGGCCGGGAGCTACGTCAACGGGCTGGGCGACGCTGCCCGGTCAGCGCTTCGGGGACGGTGCGAGGAGCTGTGCCCGCCCGCGCCGTTCGAGGTCAGCGCTGCGGCGTGGGCGGTGCGGGCACGGCCCCCGGCTCAGGCGAGGGCTGCGAGCGCCGCGTCGTAG
- the phnE gene encoding phosphonate ABC transporter, permease protein PhnE yields MTTLLSPVEPSGPCSEVRRVAVPPRQRRGRRGLVTAGLTVAVVVAHLVAIRETDVSPAALVTGWDGMVRFGSNAVPPDLDWDLVVRPGIEAAMTTFWIGLLGTTLSIPVALLLTVLGARNTTPNVIVYQATRSVMSFLRAVPDIVFALIFVTAVGLGPFPGVLAILLHNAGVMGKLWSETLEEMDQGPVTALRTNGAGRVQVIAHAVLPSVVPQLVGLLLYRLDVNVRSSLVLGLVGAGGIGFLINKSIKLFQFDEMATYIVIVLVLIIAVDQVSGAVRRRLAR; encoded by the coding sequence ATGACCACGCTGCTCTCGCCGGTCGAGCCCTCCGGCCCGTGCTCTGAGGTGCGTCGGGTCGCCGTACCGCCGCGTCAGCGTCGCGGCCGCAGAGGCCTCGTCACTGCTGGTCTGACGGTCGCCGTCGTGGTCGCCCACCTGGTCGCGATTCGCGAGACCGACGTCTCCCCGGCTGCCCTGGTGACCGGCTGGGACGGCATGGTCCGCTTCGGGTCCAACGCGGTGCCGCCCGACCTGGACTGGGACCTCGTGGTCCGGCCTGGCATCGAGGCCGCCATGACGACCTTCTGGATCGGTCTCCTTGGCACGACCTTGTCGATCCCCGTCGCCCTGTTGCTCACCGTGCTCGGGGCACGCAACACGACGCCCAACGTGATCGTCTACCAGGCCACCCGGTCGGTGATGTCCTTCCTGCGGGCCGTGCCCGACATCGTGTTCGCGCTGATCTTCGTGACCGCCGTCGGTCTCGGCCCGTTCCCGGGCGTTCTCGCGATCCTGCTCCACAACGCCGGTGTGATGGGCAAACTCTGGTCCGAGACTCTCGAGGAGATGGACCAGGGGCCGGTCACCGCACTGCGCACCAACGGCGCGGGTCGCGTGCAGGTCATCGCCCATGCCGTCCTGCCCTCGGTCGTGCCGCAGCTGGTCGGACTGCTCCTCTACCGCCTCGACGTCAACGTCCGCAGCTCACTCGTACTCGGCCTCGTGGGCGCCGGCGGAATCGGCTTCCTCATCAACAAGTCCATCAAGCTGTTCCAGTTCGACGAGATGGCGACGTACATCGTCATCGTGCTGGTCCTCATCATCGCCGTCGACCAGGTGTCAGGCGCCGTGCGCCGTCGCCTCGCGCGCTAG
- a CDS encoding ATP-binding cassette domain-containing protein gives MRPGLAIAGLTKSYGGRAVLHDLDLEVASGELLTVLGANGSGKSTMLRSAAGLETPDAGTVLVGGQPRQRRPTSVAMVFQRIDLVGRYTALDNVCSGALGRLPLRRSLSARLFPRDVREEAMACLEEVGLADRAHDPVRRLSGGQQQRVAVARALCQRPTVLLADEPVSALDPAAAEQVMSLLARLAHRSDLAVLAVLHQPDIARRHSDRIAGLRHGRMEFDAETDDVRLDQIDSLYALADREGDER, from the coding sequence GTGCGCCCGGGCCTGGCCATCGCCGGGCTCACCAAGTCGTACGGCGGCCGCGCGGTGCTGCACGATCTCGATCTCGAGGTCGCGTCGGGTGAGCTGCTGACCGTGCTCGGCGCCAATGGATCGGGGAAGTCCACCATGCTGCGCAGCGCAGCCGGCCTGGAGACTCCCGACGCGGGCACCGTCCTGGTGGGTGGTCAGCCTCGCCAGCGTCGGCCCACCTCGGTCGCGATGGTCTTCCAGCGCATCGACCTGGTCGGCCGCTACACGGCGCTCGACAACGTGTGCAGCGGCGCCCTCGGACGTCTTCCACTGCGCCGCTCCCTCTCGGCGCGGCTCTTCCCGCGCGACGTCCGCGAGGAGGCCATGGCCTGCCTGGAGGAGGTGGGCCTGGCCGACCGTGCGCACGACCCGGTACGCCGCCTCTCCGGCGGTCAGCAGCAGCGGGTCGCCGTCGCCCGGGCGCTGTGCCAGCGGCCCACGGTGCTGTTGGCCGATGAGCCGGTGTCGGCGCTCGACCCGGCCGCTGCCGAGCAGGTGATGAGTCTGCTCGCCCGGCTCGCGCACCGTTCAGATCTGGCCGTGCTCGCCGTACTCCACCAACCCGACATTGCGCGTCGGCACTCCGACCGGATCGCCGGCCTGCGGCACGGCCGGATGGAGTTCGACGCCGAGACGGACGACGTACGCCTCGACCAGATCGACTCCCTCTACGCACTTGCGGACCGGGAGGGCGACGAGCGATGA
- a CDS encoding phosphate/phosphite/phosphonate ABC transporter substrate-binding protein, with protein MKNQPRKRQSLAALAVTALLALPLTACGDDATADAESATCPDGRIRFGIEPYEDPVKLTPAYEAVAAALSEKLDCPVEVTVVEDYSAEVLAIQNGQLEIAQYGPLGFVFASDVAGAEPLASFGTADGELSSYTAGIWVPKDSDIEAVGDLTGRSLALGGIGSTSGDALPREALKQAGIAESDLKMEYAGGHPEALLALTNGKVDAAQINSQTLATAEAEGTFDAAAHRQIWTSDPIPNDPITVRSDLSQEFKDAVLEALTMLPLETVGEVGAFLDVTPPGPMVPVTKETYAPLFQLAEDLGLTEDDV; from the coding sequence ATGAAGAACCAGCCCCGCAAGCGTCAGTCCCTCGCCGCCCTGGCCGTGACCGCCTTGCTCGCCCTTCCGCTCACCGCCTGCGGAGACGACGCCACCGCTGACGCGGAGTCCGCTACCTGTCCTGACGGAAGGATCCGGTTCGGCATCGAGCCCTATGAGGACCCGGTCAAGCTGACCCCGGCGTACGAGGCCGTGGCGGCTGCCCTCTCCGAGAAGCTCGACTGCCCGGTCGAGGTGACCGTCGTGGAGGACTACTCCGCCGAGGTGCTGGCCATACAGAACGGCCAGCTCGAGATCGCACAGTACGGACCGCTCGGCTTCGTGTTCGCCAGTGATGTCGCGGGTGCCGAGCCGCTCGCTTCGTTCGGCACGGCCGACGGAGAGCTGAGCTCGTACACCGCCGGGATCTGGGTGCCGAAGGACTCCGACATCGAGGCCGTCGGCGATCTCACCGGACGTTCCCTCGCACTCGGAGGCATCGGCTCGACCTCCGGGGACGCCCTGCCTCGCGAGGCCCTCAAGCAGGCCGGGATCGCTGAGTCAGACCTGAAGATGGAGTACGCCGGCGGCCACCCCGAGGCCCTGCTCGCCCTCACCAACGGCAAGGTCGACGCCGCCCAGATCAACAGCCAGACCCTGGCCACCGCCGAGGCGGAGGGCACCTTCGACGCTGCCGCCCACCGGCAGATCTGGACGTCGGATCCGATCCCGAACGACCCGATCACCGTGCGTTCGGACCTGTCGCAGGAGTTCAAGGACGCTGTTCTCGAGGCGCTGACGATGCTGCCGCTCGAGACCGTCGGCGAGGTCGGCGCCTTCCTCGACGTGACTCCTCCCGGCCCGATGGTCCCCGTCACCAAGGAGACCTACGCCCCGCTGTTCCAACTTGCCGAGGACCTCGGCCTGACCGAGGACGACGTGTGA
- a CDS encoding TIGR03364 family FAD-dependent oxidoreductase, whose translation MSSANHSDLLVVGSGIVGLGHAVEAVRRGLTVTLVEREDRVVGASVRNFGHSCATAQAGVALDLARASRERWLELGRHAGFWVGTTGTVVVARADDELVLLREFADARPGEACLLDAAETAARAGSGATDVVGGAFLDRDLRVDPRTAAPAIARWLAAQPGVTFRWSTNVQGVEPGRVRTSRGDLTADQVVVCLGHDVDRLFPDLAEAAGVRRCRLHMLRVEAPGGRTITPAVLTGLSMLRYSGLADQSSAAPVRARFAEQHPELLDLHVNLMLTQRPDGDLLIGDTHEYVASVDPFSDERVDELLLDQTAALLGVSHLRVKERWMGVYASAREEFLVAQPYAGTTVVSVTSGIGMTTGLGLSAHVLGQLVEGAVPTVPAPHLVPHPVP comes from the coding sequence ATGAGCAGCGCCAACCACTCCGATCTCCTGGTCGTCGGCAGCGGCATCGTCGGTCTCGGCCACGCGGTCGAGGCCGTACGCAGGGGCCTCACCGTGACGCTCGTCGAGCGCGAGGACCGCGTCGTCGGCGCGTCGGTCCGCAACTTCGGCCACAGCTGCGCCACGGCCCAGGCCGGCGTCGCCCTCGACCTTGCCCGGGCGAGCCGCGAGCGCTGGCTCGAGCTCGGCCGCCACGCCGGCTTCTGGGTCGGCACCACCGGCACGGTCGTGGTGGCACGTGCCGACGACGAACTGGTGCTGCTGCGGGAGTTCGCCGACGCGCGACCCGGCGAGGCCTGCCTCCTCGACGCCGCTGAGACGGCCGCCAGGGCAGGCAGCGGCGCCACCGACGTCGTCGGCGGCGCCTTCCTCGACCGCGACCTCCGGGTCGACCCGCGCACCGCCGCACCGGCCATTGCCCGCTGGCTCGCAGCGCAGCCCGGAGTGACCTTCCGCTGGTCCACCAACGTCCAGGGGGTCGAGCCCGGCCGGGTGCGGACCTCACGCGGTGACCTCACTGCCGACCAGGTCGTGGTCTGCCTCGGCCACGACGTCGACCGCCTCTTCCCCGACCTCGCCGAGGCCGCCGGTGTACGCCGCTGCCGGCTCCACATGCTGCGCGTCGAAGCGCCCGGTGGCCGAACGATCACCCCCGCCGTGCTCACCGGCCTGTCGATGCTGCGCTACTCCGGCCTGGCCGACCAGTCATCCGCGGCCCCCGTGCGCGCCAGGTTCGCCGAGCAGCACCCCGAGCTGCTCGACCTGCACGTCAACCTGATGCTCACCCAGCGCCCTGACGGCGACCTGCTGATCGGCGACACCCACGAGTACGTCGCGTCCGTCGATCCCTTCTCCGACGAACGCGTCGACGAGCTGCTCCTCGACCAGACTGCCGCTCTGCTCGGCGTGTCCCACCTCCGGGTGAAAGAGCGCTGGATGGGCGTCTACGCCTCAGCCCGCGAGGAGTTCCTCGTCGCCCAGCCCTACGCCGGCACCACCGTCGTCAGTGTCACGTCGGGCATCGGCATGACCACCGGTCTCGGTCTCTCGGCGCACGTCCTCGGCCAGCTCGTCGAAGGCGCAGTACCCACCGTTCCTGCTCCGCACCTCGTCCCGCACCCCGTCCCCTGA
- a CDS encoding GntR family transcriptional regulator translates to MNKSDHGPMHAQVAAELRRRIAKGVYPIDGLVPSEATLTAEFEVSRGTMRQALAALRSEGLIGGGQGKPPVVRSASLAQPFETFLSFTSWAEQAGRVPGQRTIEVARRGADPRAADALDVEEGDPVVEVLRLRLLDGMPAMLERSAFVEDIGRLLFDIDTDKTSIYASLTELGVDLYTGRHTFDAVAADDTDARLLEVTPGSPLLRERRRASTRDGRPLEYGDDRYLPHLVSFTIVNTRQQGTATAWQRTIAG, encoded by the coding sequence ATGAACAAGTCTGACCACGGTCCGATGCATGCCCAGGTGGCCGCAGAGCTCCGTCGGCGCATCGCCAAGGGCGTCTATCCGATCGACGGGCTGGTGCCGTCGGAGGCGACCCTGACTGCCGAGTTCGAGGTCTCCCGGGGCACCATGCGCCAGGCTCTCGCAGCGCTCCGTTCGGAGGGCCTGATCGGCGGCGGTCAAGGCAAGCCGCCAGTGGTCCGGTCCGCGTCGCTCGCCCAACCGTTCGAGACCTTCTTGTCGTTCACCTCCTGGGCCGAGCAGGCAGGGCGCGTCCCCGGTCAGCGCACCATCGAGGTGGCGCGTCGAGGTGCGGACCCGCGCGCAGCCGACGCGCTCGACGTCGAGGAGGGCGACCCGGTCGTCGAGGTCCTGCGGCTCCGGTTGCTCGACGGAATGCCCGCGATGCTGGAACGGTCGGCCTTCGTGGAGGACATCGGCCGGCTGCTCTTCGACATCGACACCGACAAGACCTCCATCTACGCGTCGCTGACCGAGCTCGGCGTGGACCTCTACACCGGCCGGCACACGTTCGACGCCGTCGCCGCCGACGACACCGATGCCCGACTGTTGGAGGTCACGCCCGGTTCACCGCTGCTGCGCGAACGCCGACGGGCCAGCACCCGCGACGGCCGACCTCTGGAGTACGGCGACGACCGCTACCTGCCCCACCTCGTCAGCTTCACCATCGTGAACACCCGCCAGCAGGGCACCGCCACCGCATGGCAGCGCACCATCGCTGGCTGA
- a CDS encoding phosphonatase-like hydrolase, which translates to MIELAVLDMAGTTIDDGGAVYVALRECVEAHGVTVTDERLQAWMGTDKRTAIDALLGDLATPDLVEKTYADFSSRLETSYLARPPTPIPGVPEALAELRASGVKVVLTTGFAHDVADPLLAAIGWTPGLAGAPVDALVCADDVAAGRPAPYMIFRAMELAGVLSPTRVAVAGDTHVDVLAGSNAGAAIVAGVLTGALPAEVLGTARHTHLLASVADLPALIRQT; encoded by the coding sequence ATGATCGAGCTCGCTGTCCTGGACATGGCCGGAACCACCATCGACGACGGCGGCGCCGTCTACGTCGCCCTGCGCGAGTGCGTGGAGGCGCACGGTGTCACGGTGACGGACGAGCGCCTGCAGGCCTGGATGGGTACGGACAAGCGGACCGCCATCGACGCCCTGCTCGGCGACCTGGCGACACCGGACCTGGTCGAGAAGACCTACGCCGACTTCTCGAGCCGACTGGAGACGTCCTATCTCGCCCGGCCACCGACACCGATCCCCGGCGTCCCCGAGGCCCTCGCGGAGCTACGCGCCAGCGGAGTCAAGGTCGTGCTCACCACCGGCTTCGCACACGACGTGGCCGACCCGCTGCTGGCCGCCATCGGCTGGACACCCGGCCTGGCCGGCGCTCCGGTCGACGCGCTCGTGTGTGCGGACGACGTCGCGGCCGGTCGCCCCGCGCCGTACATGATCTTCCGGGCGATGGAGCTGGCCGGCGTCCTGAGTCCCACCCGCGTCGCCGTGGCCGGCGACACCCACGTCGATGTGCTGGCCGGCAGCAACGCGGGAGCTGCGATCGTCGCCGGTGTGCTGACGGGTGCTTTGCCGGCGGAGGTGCTGGGCACCGCGCGGCATACGCACCTGCTTGCCTCGGTCGCCGACCTGCCCGCCTTGATCCGGCAGACCTAG